In Fodinibius saliphilus, a genomic segment contains:
- the atpF gene encoding F0F1 ATP synthase subunit B, translated as MMLFLAGGGGLLSFNSGFAIWVLISMVIFLAIMGKYAVPLIMDSLQERESRIKDSLESAEKALKRAEQVSKDNEKALREAEKKAQQIRKEAIEEAEMLRAERIEKSKEEAEQIIENARKSIEQEKKRAMMELRDEVARLAVESASKIIDSELDEQKNNKLVDSFINDLSKN; from the coding sequence ATGATGCTATTTTTAGCAGGCGGAGGAGGACTCCTCTCATTTAACAGTGGTTTTGCAATATGGGTTCTTATAAGTATGGTTATCTTCCTTGCAATAATGGGGAAATATGCTGTGCCACTCATTATGGATTCTTTGCAGGAGCGTGAAAGCCGAATCAAGGATTCGTTAGAATCCGCAGAAAAGGCTCTTAAGCGTGCCGAGCAGGTTTCCAAAGATAATGAAAAAGCATTGCGTGAAGCTGAGAAGAAAGCACAGCAGATTCGCAAAGAAGCCATTGAGGAAGCAGAGATGCTTCGTGCAGAACGCATTGAAAAATCCAAGGAAGAGGCCGAGCAGATTATTGAAAATGCCCGGAAAAGTATTGAGCAGGAAAAGAAACGTGCTATGATGGAGCTTCGTGATGAAGTCGCTCGATTAGCCGTTGAATCTGCTTCTAAGATTATTGATTCCGAACTGGATGAACAGAAAAATAATAAGCTGGTAGATAGCTTTATTAACGACCTCTCTAAAAATTAA